A genomic stretch from Juglans microcarpa x Juglans regia isolate MS1-56 chromosome 3S, Jm3101_v1.0, whole genome shotgun sequence includes:
- the LOC121257389 gene encoding glutaredoxin-C1-like → MHYQATADQYSWGYLMPAVRSMGPDPLERVVRLASESAVVIFSVSSCCMCHAVKRLFCGMGVNPTVFELDHDPRGKEIERALMRLLGNSPGTVPVVFIGGKLIGAMDRVMASHINGTLVPLLKEAGALWL, encoded by the coding sequence atgcaTTACCAGGCTACAGCAGATCAGTACTCGTGGGGTTACCTCATGCCGGCCGTGAGGAGCATGGGGCCGGACCCGTTGGAGCGGGTGGTGAGGCTGGCTTCCGAGAGCGCGGTGGTGATATTCAGCGTCAGCAGCTGCTGCATGTGCCACGCGGTGAAGAGGCTCTTCTGTGGGATGGGCGTGAACCCGACGGTGTTCGAGCTGGACCATGACCCAAGGGGCAAAGAGATCGAGAGGGCGTTGATGAGGCTGCTTGGGAACTCGCCCGGTACTGTGCCTGTGGTTTTCATTGGAGGGAAGCTGATCGGTGCTATGGACCGAGTCATGGCGTCCCACATTAACGGGACCCTGGTCCCACTTCTCAAGGAGGCTGGAGCCCTGTGGCTCTGA